Below is a window of Halomonas sp. Bachu 37 DNA.
AAATGGCGCGGAGCGGGCCGGTATGGACCACCGCGGACAAGTCATGACGTAGTCTGGCGTCTTTCCAGCAGCGGCGCCAGGAAGCGCCCGGTGTGCGATACCCCCATCTTGGCTACTTGTTCAGGCGTGCCCTCGGCAATGATTCGCCCGCCGCCGGAGCCGCCTTCCGGACCGAGGTCGATGAGCCAGTCGGCGGTCTTGATCACGTCCAGGTTGTGCTCGATCACTACGATGGAGTTGCCATGGTCGCGCAGACGGTGCAGCACGGTGAGCAGTTGGCGGATATCCTCGAAATGCAGCCCCGTGGTGGGTTCGTCGAGAATATAGAGCGTCTTGCCGGTATCGCGCTTGGCCAGCTCGCGCGCCAGCTTGACGCGCTGCGCCTCGCCGCCGGATAGGGTGGTGGCGCTCTGGCCCAGGCGAATGTAGGAGAGCCCCACATCCAGCAGGGTCTGCAGGCGCCGGGCGATGGCGGGCACCGGGCTGAAGAATTCCAGGGCGTCTTCCACGGTCATTTCCAGCACATCGTGGATGCTCTTGCCCTTATAGTGGATATCCAGGGTTTCGCGGTTGTAGCGCTTGCCCTTGCAGACGTCGCAGGGCACGTAGATATCGGGCAGAAAGTGCATCTCCACCTTGATCATGCCCTCGCCCTGGCAGGCTTCGCAGCGCCCGCCCTTGACATTGAAGCTGAAGCGGCCGGGCTTGTAACCCCGCGAACGTGCCTCCTGGGTGCCGGCGAAAAGCTCGCGTATCGGCGTGAAGATACCGGTATAGGTGGCCGGGTTGGAGCGCGGCGTGCGCCCGATCGGACTCTGGTCGATGTCGATGACCTTGTCGAGTTGGTCGAGCCCTTCGATCTTGCGATAGGGCGCCGGGGTCAGGGTGGTGGCGCGGTTGAGCTCGCGGGCGGCGATCGGCATCAGGGTGCCGTTGATCAGGGTGGACTTGCCCGACCCGGATACCCCGGTGATGGCGATGAACAGTCCCAGCGGCAGGGTGAGGGTGACGTCCTGCAGGTTGTTGCCGGTGGCGCCGTGGACCACCAGCTGCTTTTCCGGGTTGCCAGGGATGCGGTAAGGCGGTACGGCGATCTCCCGCTGGCCGTTGAGATACTGGCCGGTCAGCGAATCGGGGTTGTCCATGACATCCTGTGGGGTGCCCTGGGCGACGATCTCGCCGCCATGCACGCCCGCGCCGGGGCCGATGTCCAGCACATGGTCGGCGGCGCGGATGGCGTCTTCGTCGTGCTCGACCACGATCACGGTGTTGCCCAGATCGCGCAGCCGCTCGAGGGTCTTCAGCAGACGGTCGTTATCGCGCTGGTGCAGGCCGATGGAAGGCTCGTCGAGAATGTACATGACCCCGACGAGGCCGGCGCCTATCTGGCTGGCCAGGCGGATGCGCTGGGCCTCGCCGCCGGAGAGTGTATCGGCGCTGCGCTCCAGGTTGAGGTAATCCAGCCCCACGTTGACCAGGAATTCCAGTCGCGCCTGGATTTCATTGACGATCTTCTCGGCGATCTCGCCCTTGCGTCCCGGCAGGCTCAGCGCGGCGAAGTAGCGCAACGCCTCGCCGATGGGAAAGCGCACGATCTCGGCGATATTGTGATCGTCGACGAAGACATGGCGCGACTCCTTGCGCAGCCGCGAGCCGTGACACGTGGCGCAGGGCTGCACGGCGATGTACTTGGCCAGGTCATCGCGCACCATGTTGGATTCGGTTTCGCGATAGCGGCGCTGCATGTTGGGCAATACCCCTTCGAAGGGGTGCTCGCGGGTGACCCGGCGGCCCCTGTCGCTGACATAGGCGAAGGGGACGGCTTCCTGGCCGCTGCCGTTGAGGATGATGTCGCGCTCATGGCGGGCCAGTTCCTCCCAGGGCGTTTCCAGGGCGAAGCGATAGTGTTCGGCCAGAGATTGCAGCTGGGTGAAATAGTAGACGTTGCGCCGGTCCCAGCCCTTGATCACCCCTTCGGCCAGGGAGAGCTCGGGATGGCTGATGAGCTTGTCGGGATCGAAGTATTGCTGAATACCGAGACCGTCGCAGGTGGGGCAGGCGCCGGCGGGATTGTTGAACGAGAACATGCGCGGCTCGAGTTCCGCCAGCGAATAGCCGCATACCGGGCAGGCGAAACGCGAGGAAAACGCCATGTCCTCGCGCTCGCCGTCCATGAAATGGATGATGGCGGTGCCGTCGGCCAGGTTCAGTGCGGTCTCGAACGATTCCGCCAGCCGCTGGGCCAGGTCGTCGCGAACCTTGAAGCGATCCACCACCACGCTGATATCGTGCTTCTTGCGCTTGTCCAGCGGCGCAACGTCGTCGAGTTCCAGCACCTGGCCGTCGATCAGCGCACGAACAAAACCCTGGGCCCGTAGCTCGGCGAGAAGCTGCAGGTGTTCGCCCTTGCGACCTTTCACCACCGGTGCCAGCAGCATCAGCTTGCTGCTTTCGGGTAACGCCAGCACCTGATCGACCATCTGCGAGATGGTCTGGGCTTCGAGGTCTTCGCCGTGCTCCGGGCAGCGGGGGGTGCCGGCGCGGGCAAACAGCAGGCGCAAATAGTCGTAGATTTCGGTGATGGTCCCCACGGTGGAGCGGGGGTTGTGGGAGGTGGATTTCTGTTCGATGGAGATCGCCGGCGATAGCCCTTCGATGTGATCGACATCGGGCTTTTCCATCATCGACAGGAACTGGCGGGCATAGGTGGAAAGCGATTCCACATAACGGCGCTGCCCTTCGGCGTACAGGGTATCGAATGCCAGCGATGACTTGCCGGAGCCCGACAGGCCGGTGATGACGATCAGCTTGTCGCGTGGCAGTTCAACGTCGATCTGCTTGAGGTTATGGGTGCGGGCACCTCTGACTAGAATGCTGTCCATCAATACCTCGTAACGCACGGCAAAAGATCGATTATACGTGTCTAAGGGGGTGGGCGGCAAAGCGAGCCCCGCCGCGGTATGACGCCGCGGGCGTTCCTTGTTAAGCGTCAAACCGCTAGAATGAGGGGTTAATTCCACGGCTTTCGGTCATGAATTACCGCCAAGGCCATTCGTGGCTTTTCCCCCTTCCAACCAGAAATAGGGTGATATGCGCAAGGTTTCCGCACTGCTGCTGGCATCTGAACGCCGGGCCATAAGCGGCCTGGCGGGGTTGTATGCAACCCGCATGCTGGGCCTGTTCATGGTGTTGCCGGTATTGGCGCTGTATGCCGGCGACCTGGCGGGCGCCACCCCGCTGCTTGTCGGTGTCGCCCTGGGGATCTACGGCTTGACCCAGGCGCTGTTCCAGATTCCTTTCGGCGTGCTTTCTGACCGTCTGGGGCGCAAGCGAGTGATTGCGGCTGGGCTGGTGATCTTTGCCCTGGGCAGCGTGGTGGCGGCCGGCGCCGAGACGATCGGCGGAGTGATTCTCGGCCGAGCGCTGCAGGGCAGCGGGGCGGTGGCGGCGGCCATCATGGCGCTGCTGGCGGACCAGACCCGCGAGCAGGTGCGTACCGCCGCCATGGCGACGATCGGTCTTTCCATTGGTGTTGCTTTCGCCGTCGCCATGGTGCTGGGGCCGTGGCTGGCCGCCTGGGCGGGGCTGGGCGGCGTATTCTGGTTTACCGCGGGGCTTACCGGGGTCGGGCTTCTGGTGTTGTGGAGGTGGGTGCCGACGGCACCGCGCCGGTTGCGCCATCGCGATGTCAGCATGGATCGGCGCCAGTTCAAGAAAATTATCAGCCGCCCGGACCTGTGGCGCCTGGATCTCTCCATCTTCGCCCTGCATCTGGTGTTGATGGCGATTTTCGTCGCCATTCCCTTCCGTCTGCTGGAGGCGGGGGTGGCGCTTGAATATCATGGCCTGGCCTATCTCGGCATCATGGCAGTCGCGTTCGTGGCCATGGTGCCGCTGGTGATCGTGGCGGAGAAAAAGCAGCGAATGAAGGCGATGTGCCTGCTGGCGATCGCCGCCATCACCCTGAGCCTGTTCGGCCTCGGTGGCCTGGCCGGGGCGCCGTGGCTGATGTTCGTCTGGTTATGGATCTTCTTTACCGGCTTCAATCTGCTCGAAGCGACGCTTCCTTCCATGCTGAGCAAGCTGGCCCCTGCCGGTGCCAAGGGCACGGCGATGGGGGTCTACTCCACCAGCCAGTTCCTGGGGGCTTTCCTGGGCGGTACCCTGGGCGGCACTCTGGCGAACTTTCTTGGCCTCGAAGCGGTGTTTATCGGTTGTGCCGTGCTTGCCGGGCTGTGGTGGTTGGCCATGCTGGGAATGCCCTCGCCGCCGCCGCTTTCCAGCGAGGTAGTGGCACTCGACGATAGCCATCATGGCGATGCGCTCGATGCCTTGATGCTGCGGCTTGCCGAGGTGGCTGGCGTGGAAGACGTCATGGTGGTGCCCGAAGAGCGCCTGGCCTATCTCAAGGTAAATCGCAAGAACCTGGACGAGGCGGCACTCTCCCATGTGTTCACGCCATCATCGAGCGAAAAAAAGCCTTAAAAGCTATCCTCCGCTGCGGCATCATGGAGCCAGGCTGACGTTCCATGGCGGTGCTTGAGCCGTTCTGGTTTCTTACGTTTTTCATGCAACGGTTGCCACAGCCGTTGCCACATCATGTTTACACAAGGAGTCTGTCATGGCCCGCGGCATCAACAAGGTCATCCTGATCGGTAACCTCGGCCAAGATCCCGAGGTGCGTTTCACCCCCTCCGGCACGGCGGTGGCCAACCTGAACCTGGCGACTTCCGATACCTGGATGGATCGCCAGAGCGGACAGCGCCAGGAGCGCACCGAATGGCACCGGGTGGTGATGTTCAACAAGACGGCGGAAATCGCCCAGCAGTACCTGAAGAAGGGCTCCAAGGTCTATATCGAAGGGCGCCTGCAGACGCGTAAATGGCAGGACCAGAACGGCCAGGATCGCTACAGCACCGAAATCGTCGCCAATGACATGCAGATGCTCGATGGCCGTGGCGGAGAGGGCGGCGGGCAGCAGGGCGGTTATGCCAACGCTCCCCAGGGCAATAACTATAATGCCAACAACAATAACGCCAACCAGTACAATCAGGGAGGCAATCAGTACAACCAGGGCGGCAATGCCGGCAACGCGCCATCGCGTCCCGCTCAGCCTGCACCGCAGCCGCCTCAGCAGGGCGCACCGAATCAACAGAACGGCAATTACGGCGCGCCGGATCCCGGCAATTTCGACGATTTCGACGACGAGATCCCGTTCTAGCGCATGGTGACATGTATCCGCCATCTTCCTATGGATAGCCAGGCGAGCTGATGCCCATGCAGAGTCTGGATTATCAGGTGGTGGAACGGGCTATCGAGTGGCAGGCCGCTGGTAGAACGGTCTGGTTTTGCACGGTTCTGTCCACCTTCGGCTCGTCGCCCAGAGAGCCGGGCTCGCTAATGGTCGCCACCTCCGAAGGGGAGCATGTCGGGTCGCTTTCGGGCGGGTGCGTCGAGGAGGACTTTCTGGCGCGCCTGGCGGCGGGGGAGTACGAGCTGTCTGCCGCTATCGTGCGCTATGGCGCCCAGGACGATGACCCGGAAAGCTCCCCTATCCGCCTGCCTTGCGGTGGCATCCTCGAAGTCCTGGTGGAGCGAATGTTTGCGACGCCCGAGAATCAGGCTCACCTTGAGCAGGTCAAGGAGGCTTTGTCGGGTGAGAAGACGGGCCAGGAGGATCTCGCACGGCACATCCGGCTGACCGACGGTAAATGCTGGCTGGACGCCATCGAGCCGACCGGGCCGCGCGTGGTGCGGCAGAAAGGAGACGAGGTCGCCAAGGTTCGCGTGGGTCCCGTCGCCAAGCTGATCCTTGCGGGCTACTCAACGGTTGCCGCAGCCTGTGCCAACTTTGCCATCAGCCTGGGGTATCAGGTCGTGCTCTGCGACCCCCGGGAGGAGGTAGCCCGTAATCTCGACTTACCTGAGGGCGCGGAATTCATTGCCCAGCTGCCTTCACTCTACATCGCGTCGCCCGGCGCCTGCACGCCGTCCACGGCAGTGGTTGCCGCCACCCATGATCCCCGTATTGACGACCTGGCCATGATGGAAGCCGTCAAAACCTCCGCCGGCTATATCGGCGTGATGGGCTCAAGACGGACGACCCGGCTTCGGGCCGAGCGGCTACGTCGTACGGGCGGGCTGAGCGAGGCCGAGATCGAACGAATTCACATGCCCATCGGCCTCGATCTTGGCAGCAAGACTCCAGCTGAAATTGCCCTGGCAATTGTGGCGGATATCGTTCGGGTAAGGCGCGGACGCGCGCTCGCTGATTTATGAGTAGGATGGCTGCGCTGGTAATGGCGGCTGGGGCGAGTTCACGCTTTGGTGGATGCAAGCTGCTGGCGAATATCAACGGACGGGCCTTACTGCAACACAGCATCGATACGGCATCGGGATTATTGCCCGATGATGTCTACGTGGTCACCGGCGCCTGGCATCGGGAACTAATGGAAGCAAGACGGCAAGGGCGGCTATCCGGGGCTTCCTTCATTCATGCCGATGCCTGGTCGGAAGGCCTGTCGGCATCCTTGATAGCCGGCATCGACTACCTGGAGCGCGATTACGACGCTGTTCTCGTGCTGCTCGCGGATCAGGTCGCCCTCGACTGCAGTGATCTGGCGCAATTGCTGGCCGCCTTCGACGGCAACAATATCGTCTGCAGTTTCTATGCGGGTAGACGTGGCGTACCGGCCGTGTTCGGCAAACAGAGTTTCTCCCGACTCAAGCAGCTCAGGGGGGATCAAGGCGCAAAAGCGGTTCTGTATGAATCGACCCTCCCCGTGCGTGTCTGCCCGATTCCCAGTGCCAGCCTGGACATCGATACCCCCGATCAGTTGATACCCCTGGTCAGGGGTCCATAGCGCCCCCGCCAAGGGTTGTTCGGGTCTAGCCGCCTCTTCCGAGACGGCTTGCCTGTCTTTGCTACGTCTGAATCAACCCTGCTGCGCCTGCGGCACGTCATCCATCAGTTTGTCGAGGGTGATCGGCAGTTCGCGGATGCGCTTGCCGGTGGCATGGTGGACGGCATTGGCGATGGCGGCGGTCACCCCGGTGATGCCGATCTCGCCGATGCCGCGGGCGCCGAACTCGTTGAACTTGTAGTCCGGATAATCGAGCAGAATGACGTCGATCTCGGGCTGGTCGGCATGCACCGGCACCAGATACTCGGCGTAGTTGTTGTTGACCGGACGCGCATTGCGGTGGTCGTACTCGGTCTGCTCGAACAGCGCCATGCCGATGCCCATGACGATGGCCCCCTCGACTTGGCTGCGCGAGGTCAGCGCGTTGATGGCACGGCCCACGTCGATGGCGCTGACCACCCGTGAGATGCGCAGGTTGGAGATGCCAGGGTCCCAGCGCACCTCGACGAAATGTGCGCCGAACGAGCGAAAGGAGTACTGGTCGGTGGGTGCCGTGCCGGAATGCGCTTCGCCGTCGGCGCTGGCCAGCTTGCGGGCCTTTAGCACATCGGCGAAGGTGACCGTCCTGCCATCCGCGTTCGCGAGCTGGCCATCGGAAAAGGATATATCCTCCTTTTTAGCGCCGGCGAATACCCCGCTTTCCGAAATCGCATAACCCTTGAGTTGGTCGAGGGCAGCGCGAGCTGCCTCGGCAATGGCCGGCAGCGTCGTCGCCGTCGCCCACGAGCCGCCCGAGATGGGCCCCGACGGGTAGGACGAGTCGCCCAGTTCGACCTCGATCTTCTCCAGCGGTAGGCCGGTGATCTCACTGACCGCCTGGGCGACGATGGTGTAGGTGCCGGTGCCGATGTCCTGGGTAGCGCAGGAGGCATACGCCGTGCCGTCCGAACGTAGCGAGACTCGCGCATCGCACTCGCGGCGGATCGCCTCCCAGTTGCAGGCCGCCATCCCCCAGCCGATGATCTCGTTGCCCTCGCGCATCGAGCCGATCTCGGGGTTGCGCTTGTCCCAACCGAATTTCTCGGCAGCCTGGTCATAGGCCTCGCGGAGCTGATTGCTCGACCACGGTAGCTCCTTGCTCTGGTCCGTGTCGGAGTAGTTGCGACGGCGGAACTCGAGCGGATCGATGCCGGCCGCGTGCGCCATCTCGTCCATCGCCGACTCCAGCGCGAACATGCCCGGCGCCGCGCCGGGTGCGCGCATCGAGGTGGGCGTGCCGCGATTGTTGCGAATGATCGAATGGGTGACCTGGGTGTTCTCGCACGCGTAGAGGGCCTTGGTCATCTGACCGCACGACTCGACGAACACCGTGTCCTGATCGAGATTCGACATGGTCGAGATCGAGTCGTGGCGCAGCGATACCAGTCTGCCGTCGTCATCGGTCGCCAGGCGCAGGCGCTGACGGGTTTCGGGGCGGTGCCCGGTGGTGGTGAACATCGCCTGACGGGGCACGACCAGTTGCACCGGCCGACCGATTTCGCGGGCGGCGGCAGCGGCGGCAATCGCGTGCGGCCATGGCCACAGCTTGCCGCCGAAGCCCGAGCCCAGGAAGGGCGTCAGTACCTCGACGCGATCCGGCGAAAGTCCGAACACCTTGGCATAGACGTTACGCGCGTTGACCACCCCCTGAGTAGTGTCGTACATGGTCAGCTTGCCATCGTGCCAGGCGGCAACCGTGGCGTGCATCTCCATGGGGTTGTGAGTTTCCACCGGCGTGGAGTAGGTGTAGTCGATCCGGTGGGCGGCGTTCTCGAAGGCCGGTTCGGGCTCGCCGCGTGAGTGGCCAGCACCCTCCTGCAGTTCGGGCTCGCCCTGCGCCATCGCCTGGGCGAGATTGGCGATTGCCGCCGACTCGTGGTAGTCGGCCTTGACCTTGTAGGCCGCGGCGCGGGCGTTCTCGAAGCTGTCGGCGACGACCAGGGCGACGAACTGCCCGGCATAATGGATCTTGTTGTCCTCGAATGGCAGCCGCTCTTCATCGACCTTGTTCTGCTGTTCCATGCTGCTGGGAGTACGAAACAGGCGGGGAAAATGATCGTGGTGGAAAATGTCGATCACGCCCGGCGACTGCTTCGCCGCGCTGAGATCGAGATTGGTGATCTCGCCGCTGGCGATGGAACTGAATACACCGTAGGCATAGACCATGCCGTCGAGATGGTTGTCGGAAGAGTAGAGCGCGCGGCCGGTCAGCTTCAACGGGCCCTCGATGCGCGGCTTCGCGGCGCCGATAATGTTGTCACTCATCGCAATGTCCTCGTTCGGGATGCTTTCAGGCGGTCAGGGTGGTCAGGTTGCGGACGATTGCCTGCCGGCCGAGCGGGATCTTGAACGCGTTATGCTTGTAGCCCTTGGCATCCTGCATCGCGATCTGCGCGGCACGCGCGAAGGTCTGCTCGGTAGCGGGCTGGCCCTTGAGCGCATTCTCCGCCTCCTTGGCGCGCCATGGCTTGGTCGCAACCCCGCCCATCGCCAGACGGGCATCGCGAATGGTATTGCCGTCCAGCGCCACGATCACCGCGCTGGAGGCGAGCGCGAACTGGTACGAGGAGCGGTCGCGCAGCTTGAGATAGGCCGATCGGGCGCCTTGAATGGGTGCATCGAGGGCCACGTGAGTGATCAGTTCGTCATCTTTCAGCGCGAACTCTTCCCAGGGCTTGTCGCCCGGCAGCAGGTGAAAATCGAGAAAATCGATCTCGCGTGAGCCCTCGGGGCCGGTGACGCTGACCGTCGCGCCAACCGCCGCCATCGCCACGCTCATGTCCGAAGGATAGGTCGCGATGCACTTGTCGCTGGTGCCCAGCACCGCATGCACCGAGCGATTGTAGCCGTCGATGGCCGCACAGCCCGAGCCCGGGTCACGCTTGTTGCAGGCCGATACGCCGTCACGGAAATAGGGGCAACGCACGCGCTGCATCATGTTGCCGCCGGTGGTGGCCTTGTTGCGCAGCTGGGTCGAAGCGCCGGACAGCAGTGCCTCGGAGAGCACCGCATAGCCCGGCTGGGATGTGACTTCGAAATGGTGGGCCAGTACCGAGTTGGTGACCAGCGTGCCGATTCTGAGGCGCCCGTCG
It encodes the following:
- the uvrA gene encoding excinuclease ABC subunit UvrA — translated: MDSILVRGARTHNLKQIDVELPRDKLIVITGLSGSGKSSLAFDTLYAEGQRRYVESLSTYARQFLSMMEKPDVDHIEGLSPAISIEQKSTSHNPRSTVGTITEIYDYLRLLFARAGTPRCPEHGEDLEAQTISQMVDQVLALPESSKLMLLAPVVKGRKGEHLQLLAELRAQGFVRALIDGQVLELDDVAPLDKRKKHDISVVVDRFKVRDDLAQRLAESFETALNLADGTAIIHFMDGEREDMAFSSRFACPVCGYSLAELEPRMFSFNNPAGACPTCDGLGIQQYFDPDKLISHPELSLAEGVIKGWDRRNVYYFTQLQSLAEHYRFALETPWEELARHERDIILNGSGQEAVPFAYVSDRGRRVTREHPFEGVLPNMQRRYRETESNMVRDDLAKYIAVQPCATCHGSRLRKESRHVFVDDHNIAEIVRFPIGEALRYFAALSLPGRKGEIAEKIVNEIQARLEFLVNVGLDYLNLERSADTLSGGEAQRIRLASQIGAGLVGVMYILDEPSIGLHQRDNDRLLKTLERLRDLGNTVIVVEHDEDAIRAADHVLDIGPGAGVHGGEIVAQGTPQDVMDNPDSLTGQYLNGQREIAVPPYRIPGNPEKQLVVHGATGNNLQDVTLTLPLGLFIAITGVSGSGKSTLINGTLMPIAARELNRATTLTPAPYRKIEGLDQLDKVIDIDQSPIGRTPRSNPATYTGIFTPIRELFAGTQEARSRGYKPGRFSFNVKGGRCEACQGEGMIKVEMHFLPDIYVPCDVCKGKRYNRETLDIHYKGKSIHDVLEMTVEDALEFFSPVPAIARRLQTLLDVGLSYIRLGQSATTLSGGEAQRVKLARELAKRDTGKTLYILDEPTTGLHFEDIRQLLTVLHRLRDHGNSIVVIEHNLDVIKTADWLIDLGPEGGSGGGRIIAEGTPEQVAKMGVSHTGRFLAPLLERRQTTS
- a CDS encoding MFS transporter: MRKVSALLLASERRAISGLAGLYATRMLGLFMVLPVLALYAGDLAGATPLLVGVALGIYGLTQALFQIPFGVLSDRLGRKRVIAAGLVIFALGSVVAAGAETIGGVILGRALQGSGAVAAAIMALLADQTREQVRTAAMATIGLSIGVAFAVAMVLGPWLAAWAGLGGVFWFTAGLTGVGLLVLWRWVPTAPRRLRHRDVSMDRRQFKKIISRPDLWRLDLSIFALHLVLMAIFVAIPFRLLEAGVALEYHGLAYLGIMAVAFVAMVPLVIVAEKKQRMKAMCLLAIAAITLSLFGLGGLAGAPWLMFVWLWIFFTGFNLLEATLPSMLSKLAPAGAKGTAMGVYSTSQFLGAFLGGTLGGTLANFLGLEAVFIGCAVLAGLWWLAMLGMPSPPPLSSEVVALDDSHHGDALDALMLRLAEVAGVEDVMVVPEERLAYLKVNRKNLDEAALSHVFTPSSSEKKP
- the ssb gene encoding single-stranded DNA-binding protein, with protein sequence MARGINKVILIGNLGQDPEVRFTPSGTAVANLNLATSDTWMDRQSGQRQERTEWHRVVMFNKTAEIAQQYLKKGSKVYIEGRLQTRKWQDQNGQDRYSTEIVANDMQMLDGRGGEGGGQQGGYANAPQGNNYNANNNNANQYNQGGNQYNQGGNAGNAPSRPAQPAPQPPQQGAPNQQNGNYGAPDPGNFDDFDDEIPF
- a CDS encoding XdhC family protein; the encoded protein is MPMQSLDYQVVERAIEWQAAGRTVWFCTVLSTFGSSPREPGSLMVATSEGEHVGSLSGGCVEEDFLARLAAGEYELSAAIVRYGAQDDDPESSPIRLPCGGILEVLVERMFATPENQAHLEQVKEALSGEKTGQEDLARHIRLTDGKCWLDAIEPTGPRVVRQKGDEVAKVRVGPVAKLILAGYSTVAAACANFAISLGYQVVLCDPREEVARNLDLPEGAEFIAQLPSLYIASPGACTPSTAVVAATHDPRIDDLAMMEAVKTSAGYIGVMGSRRTTRLRAERLRRTGGLSEAEIERIHMPIGLDLGSKTPAEIALAIVADIVRVRRGRALADL
- a CDS encoding nucleotidyltransferase family protein gives rise to the protein MAALVMAAGASSRFGGCKLLANINGRALLQHSIDTASGLLPDDVYVVTGAWHRELMEARRQGRLSGASFIHADAWSEGLSASLIAGIDYLERDYDAVLVLLADQVALDCSDLAQLLAAFDGNNIVCSFYAGRRGVPAVFGKQSFSRLKQLRGDQGAKAVLYESTLPVRVCPIPSASLDIDTPDQLIPLVRGP
- a CDS encoding xanthine dehydrogenase family protein molybdopterin-binding subunit, with the protein product MSDNIIGAAKPRIEGPLKLTGRALYSSDNHLDGMVYAYGVFSSIASGEITNLDLSAAKQSPGVIDIFHHDHFPRLFRTPSSMEQQNKVDEERLPFEDNKIHYAGQFVALVVADSFENARAAAYKVKADYHESAAIANLAQAMAQGEPELQEGAGHSRGEPEPAFENAAHRIDYTYSTPVETHNPMEMHATVAAWHDGKLTMYDTTQGVVNARNVYAKVFGLSPDRVEVLTPFLGSGFGGKLWPWPHAIAAAAAAREIGRPVQLVVPRQAMFTTTGHRPETRQRLRLATDDDGRLVSLRHDSISTMSNLDQDTVFVESCGQMTKALYACENTQVTHSIIRNNRGTPTSMRAPGAAPGMFALESAMDEMAHAAGIDPLEFRRRNYSDTDQSKELPWSSNQLREAYDQAAEKFGWDKRNPEIGSMREGNEIIGWGMAACNWEAIRRECDARVSLRSDGTAYASCATQDIGTGTYTIVAQAVSEITGLPLEKIEVELGDSSYPSGPISGGSWATATTLPAIAEAARAALDQLKGYAISESGVFAGAKKEDISFSDGQLANADGRTVTFADVLKARKLASADGEAHSGTAPTDQYSFRSFGAHFVEVRWDPGISNLRISRVVSAIDVGRAINALTSRSQVEGAIVMGIGMALFEQTEYDHRNARPVNNNYAEYLVPVHADQPEIDVILLDYPDYKFNEFGARGIGEIGITGVTAAIANAVHHATGKRIRELPITLDKLMDDVPQAQQG
- a CDS encoding xanthine dehydrogenase family protein subunit M — its product is MRHFDYSRAESVDQAVATYSQAEAAAFLAGGTNLLDMVKIDIMRPELMVDVNRLGLDEIEKLDDGRLRIGTLVTNSVLAHHFEVTSQPGYAVLSEALLSGASTQLRNKATTGGNMMQRVRCPYFRDGVSACNKRDPGSGCAAIDGYNRSVHAVLGTSDKCIATYPSDMSVAMAAVGATVSVTGPEGSREIDFLDFHLLPGDKPWEEFALKDDELITHVALDAPIQGARSAYLKLRDRSSYQFALASSAVIVALDGNTIRDARLAMGGVATKPWRAKEAENALKGQPATEQTFARAAQIAMQDAKGYKHNAFKIPLGRQAIVRNLTTLTA